One Thermosipho atlanticus DSM 15807 DNA window includes the following coding sequences:
- a CDS encoding YitT family protein, which produces MTKNIPKSEIIKEYIFSTFGVVLTALGLVIFLIPNNIAAGGASGLAIILHSIFSLPVGIWMYIINIILFLIAFLTIGFDFSYKTIYCTFMLNFFIDFFDRIIKIPKYTAGDLMLAIFFGDILTAVGMAITFAQNSSTGGTDIIAKIFNRYFSTPIGTSLLIIDFTIGFLAGVAFDPKVGMYSILAIIINGITIDFVMKGLELAITVTIITDNNKPIANFILKDMGRGFTYLKGKGGYTGKDREIIFVSIRRRELNELIHFVKRVDPNAFVIVNESRYVLGEGFRRSI; this is translated from the coding sequence ATGACTAAAAATATTCCTAAAAGTGAAATAATTAAAGAATATATCTTCTCAACTTTCGGTGTTGTTTTAACCGCTCTTGGCTTAGTCATATTTTTAATTCCCAATAACATAGCTGCAGGGGGAGCTTCAGGACTTGCAATAATTTTACATTCGATCTTTTCTCTACCTGTGGGTATTTGGATGTATATCATTAATATCATTCTCTTTTTAATTGCATTTTTGACAATAGGTTTTGACTTTAGCTACAAAACAATATATTGCACCTTTATGCTTAACTTTTTTATAGATTTTTTTGATAGAATTATTAAAATACCGAAATATACTGCAGGAGATTTAATGTTAGCAATCTTTTTCGGCGATATCCTCACCGCCGTTGGGATGGCTATAACTTTTGCACAAAATTCTTCGACTGGTGGAACAGATATTATTGCAAAGATTTTCAATAGATATTTTAGTACACCAATAGGAACAAGTTTACTTATAATTGACTTTACCATAGGTTTTCTTGCAGGCGTCGCTTTTGATCCAAAAGTTGGGATGTATTCAATATTAGCAATCATAATTAATGGTATAACTATAGATTTCGTTATGAAAGGGCTAGAATTAGCAATAACTGTTACTATAATTACCGATAACAACAAACCGATAGCAAATTTTATTCTAAAAGACATGGGTAGAGGATTTACATATTTAAAAGGAAAAGGTGGATATACTGGTAAAGACAGAGAAATTATTTTTGTATCAATTAGACGTAGAGAACTAAACGAGTTAATCCATTTTGTTAAAAGAGTTGATCCAAATGCCTTCGTTATTGTAAACGAATCGAGATACGTTTTAGGTGAAGGATTCAGAAGAAGTATTTAA